The Molothrus ater isolate BHLD 08-10-18 breed brown headed cowbird chromosome 18, BPBGC_Mater_1.1, whole genome shotgun sequence genome window below encodes:
- the TPST2 gene encoding protein-tyrosine sulfotransferase 2 encodes MRVTTRRVLLLLGSVAALMVTLHLGQQVLECQQVLSERRHRLMRPENEELVMVDANHVEYRYSKDMPLIFIGGVPRSGTTLMRAMLDAHPEVRCGEETRIIPRVLAMRQAWSKSGREKMRLDEAGVTDQVLDAAMQAFILEVIAKHGEPARYLCNKDPFTLKSSVYLSRLFPNSKFLLMVRDGRASVHSMITRKVTIAGFDLNSYRDCLTKWNKAIEVMYSQCLEIGRARCLPVYYEQLVLHPEQSMHNIMRFLDISWSDTVLHHEELIGKPGGVSLSKIERSTDQVIKPVNMEALSKWIGHIPGDVLQDMAHIAPMLARLGYDPYANPPNYGHPDPLVVNNTHRVLKGDYKTPANLKGHLQVTQNTSSSH; translated from the exons atgcGGGTCACCACGcgcagggtgctgctgctgctgggctcggTGGCAGCCCTGATGGTGACCCTGCACCTCGGGCAGCAGGTCCTGGAGTGCCAGCAGGTCCTGAGCGAGAGGAGGCACAGGCTGATGAGGCCGGAGAACGAGGAGCTGGTGATGGTGGATGCCAACCACGTGGAGTACCGGTACAGCAAGGACATGCCCCTGATCTTCATCGGCGGCGTCCCCCGCAGCGGCACCACGCTGATGAGGGCCATGCTGGACGCCCACCCCGAGGTGCGCTGCGGGGAGGAGACGCGCATCATCCCCCGTGTGCTGGCCATGCGCCAGGCCTGGTCCAAGTCCGGCCGCGAGAAGATGCGGCTGGACGAGGCGGGGGTGACGGACCAGGTGCTGGACGCGGCCATGCAGGCCTTCATCCTGGAGGTGATCGCCAAGCACGGCGAGCCAGCCAGGTACCTGTGCAACAAGGACCCCTTCACGCTCAAGTCCTCCGTGTACCTGTCCCGGCTGTTCCCCAACTCCAAGTTCCTGCTGATGGTGCGGGACGGGCGCGCCTCGGTGCACTCCATGATCACGCGCAAGGTGACCATCGCCGGCTTCGACCTGAACAGCTACCGGGACTGCCTGACCAAGTGGAACAAGGCCATCGAGGTGATGTATTCCCAGTGCCTGGAGATCGGCCGCGCCCGCTGCCTGCCCGTCTACTAcgagcagctggtgctgcacccCGAGCAGTCCATGCACAACATCATGAGGTTCCTGGACATCTCCTGGAGCGACACGGTGCTGCACCACGAGGAGCTCATCGGGAAACCTGGTGGGGTGTCCCTTTCCAA GATAGAGAGGTCAACAGACCAGGTGATCAAGCCGGTGAACATGGAGGCGTTATCCAAATGGATCGGGCACATCCCGGGGGATGTGCTGCAGGACATGGCCCACATCGCCCCCATGCTCGCCAGGCTGGGCTATGACCCCTACGCCAACCCCCCCAACTACGGCCACCCCGACCCCCTGGTTGTCAACAACACGCACAGA GTTTTAAAGGGGGATTATAAAACACCGGCTAATCTCAAAGGTCACCTGCAG GTGACTCAGAACACGTCATCTTCTCACTAA
- the CRYBB1 gene encoding beta-crystallin B1, with protein sequence MSETTKPTAPGQAADDKEKAAPAPTPSLDPAPVANSKGEEPSPEAFRIVVFDQENFQGRQMEFTAECLNLADRGFDRVRSVIVTSGPWVAYEQANMRGEMFILEKGEYPRWDTWSSSYRSDCFMSMRPIKMEAEDHKISLYESADFKGNKMEIQEDDVPSLWAYGFCDRVGSVQVPSGTWVGYQYPGYRGYQYLFETGDFRHWNEWSAFQPQIQSIRRIRDMQWDQKGTFVTPDAPSD encoded by the exons ATGTCTGAGACCACAAAACCCACTGCTCCCGGCCAGGCTGCGGATGACAAGGagaaggcagctcctgctccaacCCCATCCCTCGACCCTGCTCCTGTCGCAAACAGCAAGGGCGAGGAGCCCTCCCCAGAAGCCTTCAGG ATTGTTGTCTTCGACCAGGAGAACTTCCAGGGCAGGCAGATGGAGTTCACCGCCGAGTGCCTGAACCTGGCTGACCGTGGCTTCGACCGGGTGCGCAGTGTCATTGTCACCTCTGGACC CTGGGTGGCCTACGAGCAGGCCAACATGCGTGGGGAgatgttcatcctggagaagggcGAGTACCCTCGCTGGGACACCTGGTCCAGCAGCTACCGGAGCGACTGCTTCATGTCCATGCGTCCCATCAAAATG GAGGCTGAGGACCACAAAATCTCCCTCTACGAGTCTGCTGACTTCAAGGGCAACAAGATGGAAATCCAGGAGGACGACGTGCCCAGCCTCTGGGCTTATGGCTTCTGCGACCGCGTGGGCAGCGTGCAGGTGCCCAGTGGAAC TTGGGTCGGGTACCAGTACCCTGGCTACAGAGGCTACCAGTACCTCTTTGAGACCGGAGACTTCCGACACTGGAATGAGTGGTCTGCCTTCCAGCCCCAGATCCAGTCCATCCGCCGCATCCGGGACATGCAGTGGGACCAGAAGGGCACCTTTGTCACCCCCGACGCGCCCTCCGACTGA
- the CRYBA4 gene encoding beta-crystallin A4 produces the protein MSHRCKKSSGLWKMVVWDEPFFQGKRHEFTTDCYSTPEHGFSTVRSCKIESGAWAGFEHCGFQGQQFVLERGEYPCWEAWSGSNAYHVERMCSFRPIACADHGRSRLMLFEEENFQGKRAEMSDDCPSLPALGWGSSTVGSFLVRSGAWVCSQYPGYRGFQYLLESDSPAGEYKHVREWGSHAQTGQVQSIRRVQQ, from the exons ATGAGCCACCGCTGCAAGAAATCCTCCGGTCTCTGGAAG ATGGTGGTGTGGGATGAGCCTTTCttccagggcaagaggcacGAGTTCACCACCGACTGCTACAGCACCCCGGAGCACGGCTTCAGCACCGTGCGCTCCTGCAAGATCGAGAGCGGGGC GTGGGCAGGCTTCGAGCACTGCGGCTTCCAGGGGCAGCAGTTCGTGCTGGAGCGCGGCGAGTACCCGTGCTGGGAGGCGTGGAGCGGCAGCAACGCCTACCACGTGGAGAGGATGTGCTCCTTCCGCCCCATCGCCTGCGCC GACCACGGACGGAGCAGGTTGATGCTCTTTGAGGAGGAGAACTTCCAGGGCAAGCGGGCAGAGATGAGCGACGACTGCCCCTCGCTGCCcgccctgggctggggcagcagcaccgTGGGCTCTTTCCTTGTCCGCTCCGGAGC GTGGGTCTGCTCGCAGTACCCGGGCTACCGGGGCTTCCAGTACCTCCTGGAGAGCGACAGCCCCGCGGGCGAGTACAAGCACGTGCGGGAGTGGGGGTCCCACGCGCAGACGGGCCAGGTCCAGTCCATCCGCAGGGTCCAGCAGTGA